CTCATACCGCACTAGAGCGAATGAATGATAGTGACACAAACAGAGTGGCGCCATCTTCAAAGAAACTGCAGCGGTTTGcggaaaattcgtctgctttcgCAATGGTAAGATGCAGCTCATTTGATGTGATAGTCGCCCTGTTGCGGAAGTACGGTTGTATGCGCGCAGTTACTCAATCTACACagacacagcaacaaacagtaTCAAATGGTTGAAATCTCAGTCAACCAGCTTTTTAAAAAAGCCAAAGTTGTATCGTTTTTGGCAGCCCACTTTCCCGTCATCAATTCAAAAGAGCTGCAAGTTGCACACACCAGTCGACCCATTCGCCCAGTTTGCTTGACATACATCCTTtctaacttttaaaacttcgaaCTGTACTGACTTCGTTTTGATGATAAAAGAATACTTGAGTGTTTtaacaatgtttgtgtaactagctgccaatttattatttagattttaatggttaggtctagcgccataaAGGGGCTTCCGATTTCTCTTGAAAGAAATCCGTTTGTCCACGCAAAAATCGATTCTTTAacaaatgctcgctctttatggagTGTAGGGTGTTCTCTATTGGTAAGTGTTTAAACGCATGCTTGTaatttgtactgtgtgtaaaagcctgacagtgtccgAGGCCAGAAACTGACGATTTACGGGAGGCGGAGGGTGGCTTTAAAGTGTAATTCCTTAGAATAAGACACGCTGATATATTTCATTcaactttttattttgttttgtttattttctgcGTGATATATAAAAAGGGTCCCGGCCTGACCGCAATAACATATAGCGGGTCACCTACAATCGGACCTGATTGGTCCATTATCCATATTGTAGAATAAAATGAAAAGAAACTCGAAAAGCCAGTCAGGCTGCCGCGTCATATATGGAAGTATTGCCGCTAGGTGGCGCTTCTTgactatttttatatttagtcaagttttgactaaatattttaacatcgagggggaatcgaaacgagggtcgtggtgtatgtgcgtgtgtctgtgtgtctgtgtgtctgtgtgtctgtgtgtgtgtgtgtgtgtgtgtgtgtgtatgtagagcgattcagactaaactactggaccgatctttatgaaatttgacatgagagttcctgggtatgaaatccccgaacgtttttttcatttttttgataaatgtctttgatgacgtcatatccggcttttcgtgaaagttgaggcggcactgtcacgccctcatttttcaaccaaattggttgaaattttggtcaagtaatcttcgacgaagcccggacttcggtattgcatttcagcttggtggcttaaaaattaattaatgactttggtcattaaaaatctgaaaattgtaaaaaaaaaataacaatttataaaacgatccaaatttacgtttatcttattctccatcatttgctgattccaaaaacatataaatatgttatattcggattaaaaacaagctctgaaaattaaatatataaaaattattatcaaattttttttttcgaaatcaatttaaaaacactttcatcttattccttgtcggttcctgattccaaaaacatatagatatgatatgtttggattaaaaacacgctcagaaagttaaaacgaagagaggtacagaaaagcgtgctatccttctcagcgcaacgaataccccgctcttcttgtcaattccacgggcactgcctttgccacgggcggtggattgacgatgctacgagtatacgctttcttctgcgttgcgttgcgttcagtttcattctgtgagttcgacagctacttgactaaatattgtattttcgccttacgcgacttgtttttgtttccgaACAACGGAGAGAGTTTGTTTGAGAGAGGGCTTGCTGTGTCTGAGTGCACTCtcattgtgcgtgtgtttgtgtgtgtgattaaatTGTGTATTGTGTTTGCTTAAACGCCCTGCGGGTCTGAAGCCGATAAAAACTTTGAAACCTTGAAAGCAGCCCCCTGAACCGCATTCTCTCACCGGTCTTGTAGTGCGTTTGAGAAAATCGTAATGTGTGCGTACAGTGGATTCCCCTGGGAAGATACTTCAGATTCGTCAAGTTTATATTagccagccccccccccccccccccaaaccccaCCTCAAAAATTCCATTTGAAATTTTCGTTGTGCGTATTGTTTTTGCAGAGCTTTGTTGCCAATTCGTCAGGAGTCgacgcggtaattatcaacattgattgggtctttgcgAGTGAAtgtttacaatcgttgtcctcggaaacacgaatccaaagccgTCATGGTTGGTTCTACACATCAAACAAACAGAATAGTTTGCTTTGAGTTTGTCTATTAACTCAAGCTCAGACGAAATCACTACTTCGGTACTTGGAATtatcacatatatatacattggTGAATATTTCAATGCTCCAGAGATTACCACAAAAGGGGAAATCTTAAATTATGCAACATCTCTTCCGATGAGTGTCTCAAAGTTCAGACAACGTGACGATAACAGGAGTAACTGGAATAGCAACCTTTTGTTTCAGTTAGCTGTACACcctaagaaagaaaacaagtcgcgtgaagcgatatcaaaacatttagtcaagatcaacaacaCTAGCCAATCATCGTCGAGACTCCATACCAAAGACCAAGAAGGGTAACGCTCGCAgcgagagaggtacagaaaagcgtgctatccttctcagcgcaactactaccccgctcttcttgtcaatttcactgcctttgccatgagcggtggactgacgatgctacgagtatacggtcttactgaaaacttgcattgcgttcagtttcattctgtgagttcgacagctacttgactaaatgttgtattttcgccttacgcgacttgtttaatctgtttctgaaaaatcgattttaatgacaactttaatgtgCAAACTAAATAACTAAttattaagcttccaagctgaaatgcaatcccatagtccggactttgtcgaagattgtttaTTTAAATTGTCAATCAATTTAGTTGagaaatgagggtgtgacagtgccgcctcaactttcgtAAAAAGCCAGATATAACGATataggggggtccttacagagggagggggcggggtcagGGGTCCACAAAGAAcgtcagattttcttaaaaaaagaaaacagagaagtttgagttgctgacgaccgttccctcaagcaaactgcttcgatttcatgtttgacattgtccatggtgtccaccagttctggtgcatgtactaccctggccaaattttctctcaagacatcaaagagaccgccccataggttaaactcctcataggttaaactcggtcactgacccgggtgcaggaagtgtttcctctctcagatatgaaaggggaatcacctctcatagctaaaactgggtcaatgacccctgggaagaaggtcagtgtctataaacaaggccacccagctatcacaatggacctgcctttgatctcgccgcacacgcAGATCGGAAAATTCTTTTTTCTGGCAGCCAGGAACCAATCCCAAACCTTTTCATTTACGTCAGAGTATGTTGTCTTCTGCCGCTTTGATCGCATTCGATCGGCATTGTCACCACTTTCCCaccttttcagaatgttttctttgtcttggataattctttgaatttgcgattttccaacatcaaaactttttgcaatcgcgatggcagtttctccctttttgcgtctgttcacaacattcactcgattttcgagagttaaatattttattttatttgtagacgccatgtcgatctccactgctcttctgtccaaagactgtctattctgactgaGTTGAACGGTGTAtgttggtcacgtgagtttgttttctcgatgattggtttgtgatgtttactcagcccacccaaccatcacacctcttAGCGGTTTAGTGCCTTTGTCAGCCAGCAACCTGACCTGaccggtttgtcagtgatgcgttacgctgactgagagtcttggctttgtctgacaaagtcgttacacaagctgttaggtcggtccttaAAGGGGGGCTCACACACAGGCGGAGCAAGCGGAGCAAGAGCGGAGCGGAGCAAGGAAATTGTCTCCGCTCTCCGCctgccctctcacacacacgctccgGTTCCGGAGCAGGCTGCTCCGATCCTGCTCCGATCCTGCTCCGGTAGGGGATTCCCCTATGACATGACGTAGTTTCTCTACTCGCGCTGCCTTATGGGATGTCGCGTGCCTAGTGACAAAATGGCGACTGACCAAATGCAGCAAATTTTGGCAACTGCAGTTGCTGCCACTGCCCTTATTTTGGCAcaggaggaggacgaggagaAAAGAACGCAGGAGAGAAAGCGGCTGTGGGTGCGACCGTGGATAGCCAGGCGAAGCGAGCTGGGTGCCTACGCATGCTTGCTACAAGAGACAGACATTCATGGTACTCCAGTTGCTCGATGAAATCGAACGTCTCTTCATCGGTCATCGGAGGCGCCATGTTTTCGATCAGTTACCTTGGGGgaacaagggaagcaactcacaTATTATTTCCGGAGAAAGTGATGAGTGCGCTGATTGGCTGCACCGCTGCACCGGAGCCAAAAAATAGAAACGTGCCCTATTCCTTGCTCCGCACCGCACACACCACTTTCTCCACTCCTGCAACGGAAGTAGCGTCATCTCGCCGCCTGGTGCAGCGTACTCCACCCTTGCTCCGCTTGCTCCGCCTGTGTGTGAGCCCCCCTttagacgttagagcggggtggtcgctacactggagacaactatataaggaaacacatcagttaaaaaaaaagggtcgttgtggcggggtagtcgttagagaggggggtccttgtgaggggttccactgttcatacatacatacatacacaccacgaccctcgtctcgattctccgtctatgtctgtctgtctatctgtctgtctgtccgtccgtccgtccgtccgtctgtctgtctgtctgtctgtctgtctgtacgtctgtctgtctgtctgtttgtctgtctgtctgaccgtccgtccgtctgtctgtctgcctgtctctctctctctctctctctctctctctctctctctctctctctctctctctctctctctctcatgcatgTCCAAGCGTATATTTCTATGTATGGATGAGCGCGGATTAACGAGTATTTGCATGGTTGTTAATCTTCGTGTCTTTTGCTTCTATTTCTATGTTTGTCCATCTCCCTCTTTCTGAGTCAAATCGTcagcgcgcgcgcgcaagtgtttatgtgtgtgtgtgtgtgtgtgtgtgtgtgtgtgtgtgtgtgtatgtgcgtgcgtgcttgtgtgtgtgtgtgtgtgcgtgtgcgtgcgtgcttgtgtgtgtgtgtgtgtgtgtgtgcgagtgtttgtgtgtgtgagcgtacatgtgtgtgtgtgtgtgtgtgtgtgtgtgtgtgtgtgtgtgttctcaacATTATTTCAGAGGAAACAACAAAGTCTTTCCAGAATGAATCTCCGTGACTTTTTCATTATGAACATGGAAAACTACTTCTATGATAATTGATATCTGCCAGGCTGTACTTTGACCTCATTTTCATGATGTACACACATGGAGTGAGAGGATTTATTTATCACAATGGTGATCTCTCGCACGCATGTAGAATAAAAGTACGCTTAAAAACAGGCAAACATCCCTCTGTGCGACATACAGGGATCTCAGGCGCAATTTTTCTGGTAGAACACCCATCCGCTATCGGCTCCCCAGTTGGCCGGGGTAGGTCCGACGATCGAGTAGTTGCACTTGCCGGATGACAATTCCGTCTCGACGTTGTGGCACGCGCTATCGTTGGTGCAGATGGCCTTGCACTCCTCGGGCGTCCCATAAGTGGTATAGGCGTTATGCCCATTGATACCTCCCCCGGGGTAGGTAAGGTACGTTGTCAAAGCCGGGTCTGTCGTGTCACAAACTGAAACTGAGAGAATTAGGATCTGAGAGATGTGTTTTTACACTTACGtatttacgtttatttttgttGACCAAATGCGTTCCGGTAGACTGGCAATCGAGAAAACCTTGTGGTGAtgatgatatgtgtgtgtgtgcgtgtgcgtttgtgtgtgtgtgtgtgtgtatgtgtgtgtgtgtgtgtgtgtgtgtgtgtgtgtgtgtgtgtgtgtgtgtttggtgtgtgtgtgtgttttatgtgtgtgtgtgtgttttgtgtgtgtgtatgtgttttatgtgtgtgtgtgtgtgtgtgtgtgtgtgtgtgtgtgtgtgtgtgtgtgtgtgtgtgtgtgtgtgtgtgtgtgtgtgtgtaatcagcAACACCCAACCGCCATGTTATGAAAATTGAGACATAGTATACATTTGTAAATGCATTCGCTAGTTACAGTATCCTCCGTTTTTATGGATGTACTTTTTGATGACGTCCTTTTTATGTTAAAACAATATTGAAGCGGCACTGGGTCGGTCACGTTTTATCAGCTATTAGCTCGAATGTTTTACCAAGTAGTCTTTGCTTCGGTCCGGGCTATGCGGATGACCCGGATCACTACATCAAAGAGCTCTTTAAAAAAGGGAGAAGACCATAACAAACCAATGCCCTCATAtttcatgcgtgtgtgtgtgtgtgtgtgtgtgtgtgtgtgtgcgtgtgtgtgtgtgcgtgcgtgtgtgtgtgtgtgtgtgtctgtgtgtgtgcgtgtgggtgtgtgtgtgtgcgtgcgtgtgtgtgtgtgtgtgtgtgtgtgtgcgtgtgtgtgtgtgcgtgtgtgtgtgtgggtgtgtgtgtgtgtccgtgcgtgcttgtgtgtgtgtgtgtgtgtgtgtgtgtgtgtgtgtgtgtgtgtgtgtgtgtgtgtgtgtgttctgctgacagatatacagacatacAGCCAATCTGATACACAGACAGTACGATATGATGTAAGCTTACAATCCACGCGTGTATCTCGACTGACGGAGTATTGGAAGCCAAAGACACAGCCTTGATAGCAGTCAGTGTTGGTGCCTGCGGGGCAGTCCTGATTATTCGTGCAGGTTTTCTCGATCACTGGAACCGAGCTGGTCGTAGTCTCAGGAACCGTGCTGGTAGTAGTTAGTGGAACCGTGCTGGTCGTAGTCACTGGAACCGAGCTGGTCGTAGTCTCAGGAACCGTGCTGGTCGTAGTTAGTGGAACCGTGCTGGTCGTAGTCACTGGAACCGTGCTGGTCGTAGTCAATGGAACCGTGCTGGTCGTAGTCACTGGAACCGTGCTGGTCGTAGACACTGGAACCGTGTTGATGGTTGTTACTGGAACCGTGCTGGTTGTAGTCACTGGAACCGTGCTGGTCGTAGTCACTGGAACCGTGCTGGTTGTCGTCACTGGAACCGTGCTGGTCGTAGTTACTGGAACCGTGCTGGTTGTAGTCACTGGAACCGTGCTGGTCGTAGTCACTGGAACCGTGCTGATCTCGATCGTCTTTGGTGTGGTCAGGGCAGCAGTGCTTGGTGTATTCACTGCAACCAAACATACGGAGAGGCACAGATAGAAAGATGGACAGATATATCATTCCGTTGGAACTCTCATGTGCAGTTTCATGTAGATcggtagttttctcggaatcactttacacacacacacacatacacacacacacacacacacacacacaccacacatacacacatacacacacacacacacacacatacacgcacacacacacacacacacacacacacacacacacacacacacacaccacgaccctcgtctcgattccccctctatgttaaaacatttagtcaaaacatgactaaatgtaaaaagggtctCGGCCTAACCGCACTAACATATATACAGCTGGTCACCTAGCATCGGTCCGAATTGGTTCATTGTCAATATTGTACACTTAAACGGGTAATAACCTTGATTAGTCAGTCAGGCTGCCGCGTCATAGATGGCGTGGACGTCTTTCCACCTGGCGGTGGTTCTGGACTACGTTTTGTTTCCGAACACCGGagatagtttgtttgtttgtgtgtttgtgtgttttgtttttttcttaaaggtactgaacttgtcaaatccaggtgcacggagcccctggggcttttagtcatacctcaggcagctatccgttagaagaactaccaagtttcattgacttgcacccaaagagtcaagaactgcgatgtttttacgaattaatttcggactctgtcccggctggtcttggcctattttcggatctaaatttagatcagatagatcaccacatcatgcacaaaaagacagtcacAAGCAAACTattgtcagacgtcatcatgagtttgtgtaaaacaaaatggaggccggaatcactcagttgaatcgaactccgaccaaacaccacgtaataactaggttaatttatgcactcgcgtgaacaagaaactgtcgagcttcacagatgtcgtcgttgggtagttttgggtttattttactaccataggaggatttttgaactgtaaatgcactcagctgcaacaaaaacacaaaacgagggctgtgagctgcactgtgcctttaagatcgCTGCTTGCTGTGCCTGCGTGCACTCtcattgtgcgtgtgtttgtgtgtgtaattaaaTTGTGTATCATGTATGCTTAAACGCCCTGCGGGCCTTAAGCCGATTAAAACCTTGAAACTTTGAAACGTTGAAAGTACCCCCCTGTGCCGCATTCTCTCGCCGTTcttgtggtgcgtttttgaGAAAATCGTAACTGGGGTGTGCGTCCAGATTAGAGTACAGTGGATTCCCAAGATTCTTCAGATTCATCAAGTTTATGTTcgcctaacacacacacacacacacacacacacacacacacacacacacacacacacacacacacacacacgcatgcacacacacacgcgcgcgcgcacacacatacacacacaaaagcacacatacacaaacaaacacacacacacacacatatacacacatacatccacacaAGCACATCCACACATAAATACTCACacgcacttacatacacacacacacacacacacacacacacacacacatacacaaacaaacacacacacacacacacaaacacacacaaaactgaatgttaaaaaaaagacagTTGCCAGGTTAAAAAAGAGAGCTTCCTATGTTTTGGTTTGTTCCATTTTGATCTATTCCGACTATTTCATTTAATAACGTTGGAACACTATTGCAAAGCCAAATCCAAGTTTACGCATTATGGATAGCTGAATTAGGTGTTTCCATTtgaacattacacattttgattTCGATGATTGCCGCCGCAAACTTGCACAACACATTGTATGTACCAGCCTCCTAAAGTTTACTTTGACAATTTCAGGTATCAAGAAATTCTGGTGCAATTTAAAAAagcaaattttttttaaatcaattaaTACACTTAGATCTGTAAGTCTGGTACACAAGGCTGCACTTACGTAGATTAGGGTAATGAACGCAGATGGAATTGTCTTGACCACgtgtatggcattccgtttgtcaaataattatttggatactttttcatgtttttttcaccagttttagctaaataatcattatttagaagctcatgtgctaaataagtaattgtttataaacaatgtaaaacagtacaattctaaataattttttgtttacgtaaaccattcattatttacctgaacaattcattgtttacgtaaataatttattgtttacgtaaataatgatttatttagcaacattgctgattgtttacaaacaatgtaaaatacgtctaaataatatattgtttacgtaaacaatatattatttagacttatattacattgtttataaacaatcagcaatgttgctaaataaatcattatttacgtaaacaatgaattgtttagccaacacattttccattatttaggggtttctaggattcaaacaaatttacgaacattttctgataaataatgtttggagataccttgtattgaattatagtatatacacaaagaaaaaaaatgaagcttagaagtcaattcttgattcccctaaataatgaaaactgctttccctaaacaatgagAAAAAAAGGTTAATCAGTTAGTTATcaaacaggttgttttgtttcgttacCTTTTAAATTTGTTGAATACGTTCATTATGTAttgacttttgtttttttaatttgtacCTTCCTTTTCTGTCTGGTCGAATTTTGGGATACCTtaatttgagcggcggtcacgtgacccatGTAacgaaatctttgatccgaaaagtgtgccagatagcccaGATGAATGCCTTAAGTGGCATAGCAAGCCTGAATAAAATGACAGGAGAATGAATGCTTTTGTCGGggtgcgaaaattgttgcaataattgttttgcaAAGTTTAAACTGGTAACGATCGTCGCCGGTGATGTACCTCATTGGCGATGCCTCTTTTGTTTGCTATTCAGTGCTTTTGTGAGAATAGTTGCTTTTGAAAATGGTATTGCAAATAGAGTTAAACGGTCTGGGCTACAAGCTTGCACGTTTGTGATAAGTAAAACTTTCGACTTTACCTGACAGCTCTGAGTGGTATATTGACCGGCTACGCTTTTAACGCTACTATTATCAAAGAGGGTAAGAGCAGACAAAGAGGGCCGACACACGGTACCGCGCTGTGTCCAGTGATGGGAGCGGCACTTAGCAAATCGTGTGATGAGGCGGCTCTGCCACCGCTGAAAGCAGTACACGCAAACAGAAAAAAGTCGGGATTTAGCATGAGATACCACAAACTTGGCAAAATACACAGAATTTAAATCTTTCGGCAGATTTTGGTTGTTCAAAAGATGTTAAAAATGAATTTGTTATCTGGATATATTTATGTTTTTCAAGTACATGTATATTCATGATTAAGTGGTAAAAGCGGGCAAACTATTGCGGTTAGTGTTTGACCCATACTTGATTTGTTCATGAACAAGAGCAAACAGTCATGCCACAGTTACGTATTTATTAAATATAGTTACAACATAGGGTGTTAAAAGTCGGTTTTTGCAATAAGAATAATGATGTAGTTCTTTTTCTGTCCTTTTCCTATCGTGTTatctctttgttttgtttgtgtgtattttcttctttttttgagaggggatgggtgtgtgtgtgtgtgagtgtgtgtgtgtgtgtgtgtgtgtgtgtgtgtgtgtgtgtgtgtgtcagtgtgtgtgtgtgtgtgtgtgtgtgtgttctcaacATTATTTCAGAGGAAACAACAAAGTCTCTCCAGAATGAATCTCCGTGACTTTGTCATTATGAACATGGAAAACTACTTCTGGGATATCTGCCAGGCTGTACTTTGACCTCATTTTCATGATGTACACACATTGAGCGAGAGGGTTTATTTATCACATTGGTGATCTCTCGCACGCATGTAGTATAAAAGTACGCTTAACCACAGGCAACAATCCTTCTGTGCAACATACAGGGATCTCAGGCGCAATTTTTCTGGTAGGTCACCCATCCGCTATCGGCTCCCCAGTTGGCCGGGGTGGGTCCAACGCTCGTGTAGTAACAACGGCCGGTGGACAATCCCCTCTCGAAGTTGTGGCACGTGCTATCGTTGGCGCAGATTGCCATGCACTCCTCGGGCGTCCCATAAGTCTCATAGTCGTTATGCCCTGTAATACCTCCCCCGGGGTAGGTAAGGTACGTAGTCCGAGCCGGGTCTGTCGCCTCACAAACTGTAACTGAGAGAATCAGGGCCTCAGAGATCTGTTCATACATTTATTCTTGTTTTCAAAAATGTGTTCCGGTAGACTGGCAATAGAGACCAGGGTGACGATGATGATATGTGTgtataccgtaaactaccttgtatacgcccagtatcgagtaaacgcccaccccctactttggacCGAAAGCTGTGCATAGGGCATACTACCTAgtatacgcccaccccccacttctTGATTAATAATGTCACGACAATTATTTTAGGAAAATTTGTTTTTA
This Littorina saxatilis isolate snail1 linkage group LG17, US_GU_Lsax_2.0, whole genome shotgun sequence DNA region includes the following protein-coding sequences:
- the LOC138953330 gene encoding integumentary mucin A.1-like translates to MNLKNLGNPLYSNLDAHPSYDFLKNAPQERRENAAQGVNTPSTAALTTPKTIEISTVPVTTTSTVPVTTTSTVPVTTTSTVPVTTTSTVPVTTTSTVPVTTTSTVPVTTINTVPVSTTSTVPVTTTSTVPLTTTSTVPVTTTSTVPLTTTSTVPETTTSSVPVTTTSTVPLTTTSTVPETTTSSVPVIEKTCTNNQDCPAGTNTDCYQGCVFGFQYSVSRDTRVDFSVCDTTDPALTTYLTYPGGGINGHNAYTTYGTPEECKAICTNDSACHNVETELSSGKCNYSIVGPTPANWGADSGWVFYQKNCA